A window from Vulpes vulpes isolate BD-2025 chromosome 9, VulVul3, whole genome shotgun sequence encodes these proteins:
- the SEMA3G gene encoding semaphorin-3G, with amino-acid sequence MAPSAWAICCLLGGLLLRRGSPSPSPGPSVPRLRLSYRDLLSANRSAVFLGPRGSLDLRAMYLDEYRDRLFLGGRDAIYSLRLDQSWLDPREVLWPPQPGQKEECVRKGRDPLVECANFIRVLQPHNRTHLLACGTGAFQPTCTLITVGHRGEHVLHLEPSSVESGRGRCPHEPSSPFASTFVGGELYTGLTADFLGREAMIFRSGGSRPALRSDSDQNLLHDPRFVMAARIADNSDRDDDKVYFFFSETVPSPDGGPGHVTVSRVGRVCVNDAGGQRVLVNKWSTFLKARLVCSVPGPGGAETHFDQLEDVFLLWPSTGKTLEVYALFSTVSAVFQGFAVCVYHMEDIWEVFKGPFAHQDGPQHQWGPYGGKVPFPRPGVCPSKMTAQPGRPFGSTKNYPDEVLQFARAHPLMFWPVRPRLGRPVLVKTHLAQQLRQIVVDRVQAEDGTYDVIFLGTDSGSVLKVIALQGGDSTTSEEVVLEELQVFKVPTPITDMEISVKRQMLYVGSRLGVARLQLHQCETYGSACAECCLARDPYCAWDGASCTRYQPGTGKRRFRRQDIRHGNPALQCLGESQEEEAAGPVAATTVYGTEHNSTFLECLPKSSQAVVRWFLQRPGGRGPDQVKTDERVLQTEQGLLFRRLSLLDAGTYTCKTLEHGFSQTVVRLALEVIAASQLNSLFPQEPRPEEPPARGGLVSTPSKAWYKDILQLIGFANLPRVDEYCERVWCSSRSRGKQAKGKNWAGLELGKKVKSRAQAERNRTPREVEAT; translated from the exons ATGGCCCCCTCGGCCTGGGCCATCTGCTGCCTCCTGGGGGGCCTCCTCCTCCGCcggggcagccccagccccagccccggccccagcgTGCCCCGCCTGCGGCTCTCCTACCGAG ATCTCCTGTCTGCCAACCGCTCTGCTGTCTTTCTGGGTCCCCGGGGCTCGCTGGACCTTCGGGCCATGTACCTGGATGAGTACCGGGACCGCCTTTTTCTGGGGGGCCGTGATGCCATCTATTCTTTGCGGCTGGACCAATCATGGCTGGATCCCCGGGAG GTCCTGTGGCCGCCGCAGCCAGGACAGAAGGAGGAGTGTGTTCGCAAGGGAAGAGATCCTTTG GTGGAGTGTGCCAACTTCATACGGGTGCTGCAGCCCCACAACCGGACCCACCTGCTGGCATGTGGCACTGGGGCCTTTCAACCCACCTGCACCCTCATCACAGTCGGGCACCGGGGGGAG caTGTGCTCCATCTTGAGCCCAGCAGTGTGGAAAGTGGGCGGGGGCGGTGCCCACATGAGCCCAGCAGTCCCTTCGCCAGCACCTTTGTAG GTGGAGAGCTATACACAGGTCTCACTGCTGACTTCCTGGGGCGCGAGGCCATGATCTTCCGGAGTGGGGGTTCCCGGCCAGCTCTGCGTTCTGACTCTGACCAGAACCTCCTACACG ACCCTCGGTTTGTGATGGCTGCCCGAATTGCTGACAACTCCGACCGGGACGATGACAAGGTGTACTTCTTCTTCTCGGAAACTGTGCCCTCACCCGATGGTGGCCCAGGCCATGTCACCGTCAGCCGTGTGGGCCGTGTCTGTGTG AATGATGCGGGTGGCCAGCGAGTGCTGGTGAACAAATGGAGCACCTTTCTCAAGGCCAGGCTGGTGTGCTCGGTGCCTGGCCCTGGTGGTGCTGAGACCCACTTTGACCAGCTGG AGGATGTGTTCCTGCTGTGGCCCAGCACAGGAAAGACCCTTGAGGTGTATGCTCTGTTTAGCACAGTCAG TGCCGTGTTCCAGGGCTTCGCTGTCTGCGTGTACCACATGGAGGATATCTGGGAGGTCTTCAAGGGGCCCTTTGCCCACCAGGATGGTCCCCAGCACCAGTGGGGACCCTATGGGGGCAAGGTGCCCTTCCCTCGGCCTGGAGTG TGTCCCAGCAAGATGACGGCACAGCCTGGACGACCCTTTGGCAGCACCAAGAACTACCCGGATGAGGTGCTGCAGTTCGCCCGAGCCCACCCACTTATGTTCTGGCCTGTGCGGCCACGATTGGGCCGCCCTGTCCTTGTCAAAACACACCTGGCCCAGCAGTTGCGCCAGATCGTAGTGGACCGAGTGCAGGCAGAGGACGGGACCTACGACGTCATCTTCCTGGGGACTG actcaggctctgtgctcaaggtCATCGCCCTCCAGGGTGGAGACTCCACTACGTCTGAGGAGGTGGTCTTGGAGGAGCTCCAGGTGTTTAAG GTGCCAACACCCATCACTGACATGGAGATCTCTGTCAAAAGG CAAATGCTGTACGTGGGCTCGAGGCTAGGTGTGGCCCGGCTGCAGCTGCACCAGTGTGAAACTTACGGCAGTGCCTGTGCCGAGTGCTGCTTGGCCCGAGACCCATACTGTGCTTGGGACGGTGCCTCCTGCACCCGCTATCAGCCTGGCACCGGCAAGCGCCGGTTCCGCAGGCAGGACATCCGGCACGGCAACCCTGCCCTGCAGTGCCTGGGCGAGAGCCAGGAAG AGGAGGCTGCAGGCCCCGTGGCAGCCACCACAGTCTATGGCACGGAGCACAACAGCACTTTCCTGGAGTGCCTGCCCAAGTCTTCCCAGGCTGTTGTGCGCTGGTTCTtgcagaggccaggaggccgGGGGCCCGACCAG GTAAAGACAGATGAGCGAGTCCTGCAAACAGAGCAGGGGCTGCTGTTCCGCAGACTCAGCCTCCTAGATGCAGGCACCTACACCTGCAAGACACTGGAGCATGGTTTCTCCCAGACTGTGGTCCGCTTGGCTCTGGAAGTGATTGCAGCCTCTCAGCTCAACAGCCTGTTTCCCCAGGAGCCAAGGCCAGAGGAGCCCCCAGCCAGGGGAGGCCTGGTGTCTACTCCCTCCAAGGCCTGGTATAAGGACATCCTGCAGCTCATCGGCTTTGCCAACCTGCCCCGTGTGGATGAGTACTGTGAGCGCGTGTGGTGCTCCTCCAGGAGCCGGGGCAAACAGGCCAAGGGCAAGAACTGGGCAGGGCTGGAGCTGGGCAAGAAGGTGAAGAGCCGGGCGCAGGCCGAGCGCAATCGGACACCCCGGGAGGTGGAGGCCACGTAG
- the TNNC1 gene encoding troponin C, slow skeletal and cardiac muscles isoform X2 encodes MDDIYKAAVEQLTEEQKNEFKAAFDIFVLGAEDGCISTKELGKVMRMLGQNPTPEELQEMIDEVDEDGSGTVDFDEFLVMMVRCMKDDSKGKSEEELSDLFRMFDKNADGYIDLDELKVMLQATGETITEDDIEELMKDGDKNNDGRIDYDEFLEFMKGVE; translated from the exons ATGGATGACATCTACAAGGCTGCG gtAGAACAGCTGACAGAAGAGCAGAAAAATG AATTCAAGGCAGCCTTTGACATCTTCGTGCTGGGCGCCGAAGATGGCTGCATCAGCACCAAGGAGCTGGGCAAGGTGATGAGGATGTTGGGTCAGAACCCCACACCCGAGGAGCTGCAGGAGATGATTGACGAGGTGGATGAGGATG GCAGTGGCACAGTGGACTTTGATGAGTTCCTGGTCATGATGGTTCGGTGCATGAAGGATGACAGCAAAGGAAAGTCTGAGGAGGAGCTGTCCGACCTTTTCCGCATGTTTGACAA AAATGCTGATGGCTACATAGACCTGGATGAGCTGAAGGTGATGCTTCAGGCTACCGGTGAGACCATCACGGAAGATGACATTGAGGAGCTAATGAAGGATGGTGACAAGAACAATGATGGCCGCATTGACTATGACG AGTTCCTGGAGTTCATGAAAGGAGTGGAGTAG
- the TNNC1 gene encoding troponin C, slow skeletal and cardiac muscles isoform X1 — MFSFIQEDFPESPGNHGGQREKDVVLLQPFIYSLHWAEDTGIQASLRSPGLGEGVEQLTEEQKNEFKAAFDIFVLGAEDGCISTKELGKVMRMLGQNPTPEELQEMIDEVDEDGSGTVDFDEFLVMMVRCMKDDSKGKSEEELSDLFRMFDKNADGYIDLDELKVMLQATGETITEDDIEELMKDGDKNNDGRIDYDEFLEFMKGVE, encoded by the exons atgttttctttcattcaagaAGACTTTCCAGAGTCCCCTGGGAACCAcgggggacagagggaaaaagatGTGGTCCTTTTGCAGCCCTTCATCTACTCCCTGCACTGGGCAGAGGACACAGGGATTCAGGCCAGCCTGAGATcaccagggctgggggagggg gtAGAACAGCTGACAGAAGAGCAGAAAAATG AATTCAAGGCAGCCTTTGACATCTTCGTGCTGGGCGCCGAAGATGGCTGCATCAGCACCAAGGAGCTGGGCAAGGTGATGAGGATGTTGGGTCAGAACCCCACACCCGAGGAGCTGCAGGAGATGATTGACGAGGTGGATGAGGATG GCAGTGGCACAGTGGACTTTGATGAGTTCCTGGTCATGATGGTTCGGTGCATGAAGGATGACAGCAAAGGAAAGTCTGAGGAGGAGCTGTCCGACCTTTTCCGCATGTTTGACAA AAATGCTGATGGCTACATAGACCTGGATGAGCTGAAGGTGATGCTTCAGGCTACCGGTGAGACCATCACGGAAGATGACATTGAGGAGCTAATGAAGGATGGTGACAAGAACAATGATGGCCGCATTGACTATGACG AGTTCCTGGAGTTCATGAAAGGAGTGGAGTAG